From the Gouania willdenowi chromosome 19, fGouWil2.1, whole genome shotgun sequence genome, one window contains:
- the fbrs gene encoding autism susceptibility gene 2 protein homolog isoform X4: MEGPSRSTGFRQSRRSRSQRDRDRRRRRVDLTEQRNTSLSSGSEREGGGTNSVLGPGGRERRPGFGRHRPPRRRKRESVSCEEDVIDGFAIASFISLETLEMDCSLKPSQRTDMLGRRNKAKRGPEENGGGPLSAPEEGVPHSYSSSCWNKSRNKRRKIEGHPLETGYICDTESDTGDKASDNDMDPVFTVSTRKVVDSTPSTMGPSKSCSPLPTHCRRASRLMVTPRVSGLERSQEKNLEPHFPEPISSSASSTSFSSCLPPHAPVTTSNAIARSSTINGNGSRHNGNGSSPPLSKPKAFLLGLPGRSHPIYSRGGPPVKPPSSSSSVPSSSSSMRPPTPSTSVSLPFVRGSGSSGPVRPPSRAGALFTSSPGLPPPPPLLQGPGHSAPEREGRRSVPGSENNASAAGRSTPGGAGAASSAASSSSSGRASQTQPSIPQLAFQFHQHNHQHQHTHTHQHFTPFLHPTASAPPLFDKFPGKMDGLYRHSFFPQYPPPSVPSIQPVIPPTGPFGSLQGAFQPKPLVPQGTGPDITARLGVVPHHLQPKDPRKPGKWCAMHVHVAWMILSHQKRVKMMQADPHKLDLRSDLLARFPGAGGLSQLGPMPPNHDLTRPPSLFSASGGVNPSAAPFISPSTPHSSFLNPAAHLDPYGRSPPFTPLGALGSGAFGGLGSPTLASSVFGPKDSPSTTVGALSAQNHHDPWNRLHGAPSGFPAGPSWAKGGEKREERERGKEGERRDVPHIKDEKDRDNMLYGRPPVRMSPVAPPFKPCSNTPLSHVNGHSGGVGGGGGVGGSGPIEDLTRLSRDGDKRGGTSSRGPSSLVTDRDRPRSSSSSVHTTPPPSSRSAPSPLDLYPRSMTTTAHSLHSELPHSHRDGNPTSSQAKKAERNSTPKAPPLLLPPVKVKEERKEEPEHIPITLPPPGHPHSFERPNSHSHHPSSGTPSSSSLSLTPTPSVSFPPPTPNPPSHSHLSLLERSRAIEAYLGGPGGAGLVLGPGGERFQPQGPHQGPHSFTWDPWRELAAQQQQQQQRREAMALRQEHHLALRADPHLALRADPHLALRADPHLARLLQHQRLLEAAAAASPHHHHHHPPTSTSSASGGRPDFGLMPPHFERPHQLGGPGGGLMDEEQRAQILREDFERVRYFGMHPHLPSPSHAATAAHLEQLHPGLLSHPLPPGAHGSQHHPGLYARLGHLNPHHVPNGILAKTAAGLVGALSVGAPPPLIPSVTSRSSTPPRGSRLGGPADLGLYGAHKDGESR; the protein is encoded by the exons ATGGAGGGCCCGAGCCGGAGCACCGGGTTTAGGCAGAGTCGCCGTTCCCGGTCGCAGCGGGACAGAGACCGGCGCAGGAGGAGAGTGGACCTGACTGAGCAGCGGAACACATCCCTGTCCTCGGGCTCCGAGCGGGAGGGCGGAGGGACCAACAGTGTCCTGGGCCCCGGAGGAAGAGAGCGACGGCCCGGGTTCGGGAGACATAGACCCCCGCGGCGGAGGAAGAGAGAGTCGGTGTCCTGCGAGGAAGACGTTATCGACGGCTTCGCCATAGCGAGCTTCATCAGCCTGGAAACCCTGGAG ATGGACTGCTCTCTGAAGCCCAGCCAGCGCACCGACATGCTGGGGAGGAGGAACAAGGCCAAGCGAGGGCCTGAGGAGAACGGAGGAGGGCCTCTGTCGGCCCCGGAAGAAGGAGTGCCGCACAGCTACTCCAGCAGCTGCTGGAACAAGAGTCGCAACAAGAGGAGGAAGATCGAG GGACATCCTCTGGAGACCGGATACATC TGTGACACGGAGAGTGACACGGGAGACAAG gcATCCGACAATGATATGGATCCAGTGTTCACAGTCAGCACGAGGAAAG TCGTGGATTCCACGCCCTCAACCATGGGACCCTCTAAAAGCTGCTCACCACTGCCGACCCATTGCCGCCGAGCGTCGCGGTTGATGGTGACGCCACGGGTGTCCGGCCTGGAGCGCAGCCAGGAGAAGAACCTGGAGCCTCACTTCCCGGAGCCCATTTCCTCTTCCGCCTCTTCTACTTCCTTTTCTTCCTGCCTTCCTCCGCACGCTCCCGTCACGACATCCAATGCCATCGCCCGCTCCAGCACCATCAACGGGAATGGCAGCCGCCACAACGGGAACGGCAGCAGCCCGCCGCTCTCCAAGCCTAAAGCCTTCCTGCTGGGCCTGCCTGGACGATCCCATCCCATCTACAGCAG GGGCGGCCCCCCCGTCAAACCTCCTTCCTCGTCTTCATCCGTCCCatcgtcctcttcctccatgcgGCCCCCGACTCCCTCCACCAGCGTGTCTCTGCCCTTCGTTCGGGGCTCGGGATCCTCGGGGCCCGTCCGACCCCCGTCCCGGGCCGGGGCTCTGTTCACGTCGTCGCCTGGCCTGCCCCCGCCTCCGCCCCTGCTGCAGGGCCCGGGTCACTCAgcaccag AGCGTGAAGGACGCCGCAGCGTCCCGGGCTCTGAGAACAACGCCTCAGCGGCCGGACGCTCCACGCCGGGCGGCGCGGGGGCCGCATCCAGCGCTGCCTCAAGCTCCTCCTCGGGCCGAGCGTCGCAGACCCAGCCCAGCATCCCTCAGCTGGCCTTCCAGTTCCATCAGCACAACCACCagcaccaacacacacacacacaccaacacttcACACCCTTCCTGCACCCCACGGCCTCCGCCCCGCCTCTG TTTGATAAGTTTCCTGGGAAGATGGACGGGCTGTACCGACACTCC TTTTTCCCACAGTATCCCCCTCCCTCAGTACCCAGCATCCAGCCTGTGATTCCTCCCACCGGACCGTTCGGCTCTTTGCAAGGAGCGTTTCAGCCAAag CCTCTTGTCCCTCAGGGAACCGGTCCAGACATCACAGCTCGCCTCGGGGTGGTCCCTCACCACCTGCAGCCCAAAGACCCCCGG AAACCAGGGAAGTGGTGCGCCATGCACGTGCATGTGGCCTGGATGATCCTCAGCCACCAGAAACGGGTCAAG ATGATGCAGGCTGACCCCCACAAGCTGGACCTCCGCAGCGACCTGCTGGCCCGCTTTCCTGGAGCCGGTGGACTGAGTCAGCTGGGCCCGATGCCCCCCAACCACGACCTGACCAGACCCCCCAGTCTGTTCTCAGCCTCAG GTGGAGTCAATCCGTCCGCGGCTCCTTTCATCTCTCCCTCCACGCCTCACTCTTCCTTCCTCAACCCCGCTGCTCACCTCG ATCCATACGGCCGCTCCCCCCCCTTCACCCCACTGGGTGCTCTGGGTTCTGGTGCCTTTGGAGGACTAGGCAGCCCCACCCTGg CCAGCTCTGTGTTCGGCCCTAAAGACTCTCCGTCCACCACAGTTGGAGCTCTGTCCGCCCAGAACCACCACGACCCCTGGAACCGCCTCCATGGTGCCCCCTCTGGGTTTCCCGCAGGTCCCAGCTGGGCCAAAGGAGGTGAGAAGAGGGAGGAGAGGGAGCGCGGGAAAGAGGGGGAGAGGAGGGACGTCCCCCACATCAAGGACGAAAAGGACAG AGACAACATGCTGTATGGCCGGCCTCCTGTCAGAATGTCTCCGGTGGCTCCGCCCTTTAAACCGTGCAGCAACACGCCGCTGTCCCACGTTAACGGACACAGCGGCGGCGTGGGAGGGGGCGGCGGTGTGGGAGGGAGCGGTCCTATTGAAGACCTGACCCGCCTCAGCAGGGACGGAGACAAGAGAGGCGGGACGTCGTCACGCGGGCCTTCTTCGTTGGTGACGGACAGAGACCGACCGAGGTCGTCCTCCTCCTCCGTGCACACCACGCCCCCTCCCTCCAGTCGCTCCGCCCCATCCCCTCTGGACCTATACCCCCGCTCCATGACCACCACGGCGCACAGCCTTCACAGCGAGCTCCCCCACTCGCATCGGGACGGTAACCCCACCTCCTCTCAGGCCAAGAAGGCGGAGCGTAACAGCACACCCAAAgcaccccccctcctcctccccccggTCAAAGTGAAGGAGGAGCGTAAGGAGGAGCCGGAGCACATTCCCATAACGCTGCCCCCCCCTGGGCACCCCCACAGCTTCGAGAGACCCAACAGCCACTCCCACCACCCCAGCTCAGGGAcgccctcctcttcctccctgtCCCTGACCCCCACCCCCAGCGTCTCCTTTCCCCCGCCCACTCCCAACCCCCCGTCACACTCCCACCTGTCCCTGCTGGAGCGCTCCAGGGCCATCGAGGCCTACCTGGGGGGTCCTGGGGGGGCCGGTCTGGTCCTGGGTCCGGGCGGCGAGCGTTTCCAACCACAGGGGCCCCACCAGGGTCCTCACAGCTTCACATGGGATCCCTGGAGGGAGCTAGCGgcacagcaacagcagcagcagcagcgccgCGAGGCAATGGCCCTCCGACAGGAACACCACCTGGCCCTGCGGGCCGACCCCCACCTCGCCCTGAGGGCCGACCCCCACCTCGCCCTCCGCGCTGACCCCCACCTCGCCCGCCTGCTGCAGCACCAGCGCCTTCTGGAGGCGGCGGCCGCCGcctccccccaccaccaccaccaccaccctccCACTTCTACCTCGTCTGCCTCGGGGGGCCGCCCGGACTTTGGGTTGATGCCCCCCCACTTCGAGCGGCCCCACCAGCTGGGTGGTCCCGGGGGCGGGCTGATGGACGAGGAGCAGCGCGCCCAAATCCTGAGGGAGGACTTCGAGCGTGTGCGTTACTTTGGGATGCACCCCCACCTGCCGAGCCCCTCCCACGCCGCGACCGCGGCCCACCTGGAGCAGCTCCACCCCGGGCTGCTGTCCCACCCCCTCCCCCCGGGTGCCCACGGCTCTCAGCACCACCCCGGCCTCTACGCCCGCCTCGGCCACCTCAACCCCCACCACGTGCCCAACGGCATCCTGGCCAAGACGGCGGCGGGACTGGTGGGGGCGCTGTCTGTCGGAGCTCCGCCCCCACTCATCCCGTCCGTCACCAGCCGCTCTTCCACGCCACCGCGGGGGTCCAGACTCGGCGGCCCGGCTGACCTGGGTCTGTACGGCGCCCACAAAGACGGCGAGTCCAGATAG
- the fbrs gene encoding autism susceptibility gene 2 protein homolog isoform X6 — translation MGPSKSCSPLPTHCRRASRLMVTPRVSGLERSQEKNLEPHFPEPISSSASSTSFSSCLPPHAPVTTSNAIARSSTINGNGSRHNGNGSSPPLSKPKAFLLGLPGRSHPIYSRGGPPVKPPSSSSSVPSSSSSMRPPTPSTSVSLPFVRGSGSSGPVRPPSRAGALFTSSPGLPPPPPLLQGPGHSAPEREGRRSVPGSENNASAAGRSTPGGAGAASSAASSSSSGRASQTQPSIPQLAFQFHQHNHQHQHTHTHQHFTPFLHPTASAPPLFDKFPGKMDGLYRHSFFPQYPPPSVPSIQPVIPPTGPFGSLQGAFQPKPLVPQGTGPDITARLGVVPHHLQPKDPRLTDPFGTSLKVSNKPGKWCAMHVHVAWMILSHQKRVKVRMMQADPHKLDLRSDLLARFPGAGGLSQLGPMPPNHDLTRPPSLFSASGGVNPSAAPFISPSTPHSSFLNPAAHLDPYGRSPPFTPLGALGSGAFGGLGSPTLASSVFGPKDSPSTTVGALSAQNHHDPWNRLHGAPSGFPAGPSWAKGGEKREERERGKEGERRDVPHIKDEKDRDNMLYGRPPVRMSPVAPPFKPCSNTPLSHVNGHSGGVGGGGGVGGSGPIEDLTRLSRDGDKRGGTSSRGPSSLVTDRDRPRSSSSSVHTTPPPSSRSAPSPLDLYPRSMTTTAHSLHSELPHSHRDGNPTSSQAKKAERNSTPKAPPLLLPPVKVKEERKEEPEHIPITLPPPGHPHSFERPNSHSHHPSSGTPSSSSLSLTPTPSVSFPPPTPNPPSHSHLSLLERSRAIEAYLGGPGGAGLVLGPGGERFQPQGPHQGPHSFTWDPWRELAAQQQQQQQRREAMALRQEHHLALRADPHLALRADPHLALRADPHLARLLQHQRLLEAAAAASPHHHHHHPPTSTSSASGGRPDFGLMPPHFERPHQLGGPGGGLMDEEQRAQILREDFERVRYFGMHPHLPSPSHAATAAHLEQLHPGLLSHPLPPGAHGSQHHPGLYARLGHLNPHHVPNGILAKTAAGLVGALSVGAPPPLIPSVTSRSSTPPRGSRLGGPADLGLYGAHKDGESR, via the exons ATGGGACCCTCTAAAAGCTGCTCACCACTGCCGACCCATTGCCGCCGAGCGTCGCGGTTGATGGTGACGCCACGGGTGTCCGGCCTGGAGCGCAGCCAGGAGAAGAACCTGGAGCCTCACTTCCCGGAGCCCATTTCCTCTTCCGCCTCTTCTACTTCCTTTTCTTCCTGCCTTCCTCCGCACGCTCCCGTCACGACATCCAATGCCATCGCCCGCTCCAGCACCATCAACGGGAATGGCAGCCGCCACAACGGGAACGGCAGCAGCCCGCCGCTCTCCAAGCCTAAAGCCTTCCTGCTGGGCCTGCCTGGACGATCCCATCCCATCTACAGCAG GGGCGGCCCCCCCGTCAAACCTCCTTCCTCGTCTTCATCCGTCCCatcgtcctcttcctccatgcgGCCCCCGACTCCCTCCACCAGCGTGTCTCTGCCCTTCGTTCGGGGCTCGGGATCCTCGGGGCCCGTCCGACCCCCGTCCCGGGCCGGGGCTCTGTTCACGTCGTCGCCTGGCCTGCCCCCGCCTCCGCCCCTGCTGCAGGGCCCGGGTCACTCAgcaccag AGCGTGAAGGACGCCGCAGCGTCCCGGGCTCTGAGAACAACGCCTCAGCGGCCGGACGCTCCACGCCGGGCGGCGCGGGGGCCGCATCCAGCGCTGCCTCAAGCTCCTCCTCGGGCCGAGCGTCGCAGACCCAGCCCAGCATCCCTCAGCTGGCCTTCCAGTTCCATCAGCACAACCACCagcaccaacacacacacacacaccaacacttcACACCCTTCCTGCACCCCACGGCCTCCGCCCCGCCTCTG TTTGATAAGTTTCCTGGGAAGATGGACGGGCTGTACCGACACTCC TTTTTCCCACAGTATCCCCCTCCCTCAGTACCCAGCATCCAGCCTGTGATTCCTCCCACCGGACCGTTCGGCTCTTTGCAAGGAGCGTTTCAGCCAAag CCTCTTGTCCCTCAGGGAACCGGTCCAGACATCACAGCTCGCCTCGGGGTGGTCCCTCACCACCTGCAGCCCAAAGACCCCCGG CTAACTGATCCATTTGGGACATCGTTGAAAGTCAGTAAT AAACCAGGGAAGTGGTGCGCCATGCACGTGCATGTGGCCTGGATGATCCTCAGCCACCAGAAACGGGTCAAGGTGCGT ATGATGCAGGCTGACCCCCACAAGCTGGACCTCCGCAGCGACCTGCTGGCCCGCTTTCCTGGAGCCGGTGGACTGAGTCAGCTGGGCCCGATGCCCCCCAACCACGACCTGACCAGACCCCCCAGTCTGTTCTCAGCCTCAG GTGGAGTCAATCCGTCCGCGGCTCCTTTCATCTCTCCCTCCACGCCTCACTCTTCCTTCCTCAACCCCGCTGCTCACCTCG ATCCATACGGCCGCTCCCCCCCCTTCACCCCACTGGGTGCTCTGGGTTCTGGTGCCTTTGGAGGACTAGGCAGCCCCACCCTGg CCAGCTCTGTGTTCGGCCCTAAAGACTCTCCGTCCACCACAGTTGGAGCTCTGTCCGCCCAGAACCACCACGACCCCTGGAACCGCCTCCATGGTGCCCCCTCTGGGTTTCCCGCAGGTCCCAGCTGGGCCAAAGGAGGTGAGAAGAGGGAGGAGAGGGAGCGCGGGAAAGAGGGGGAGAGGAGGGACGTCCCCCACATCAAGGACGAAAAGGACAG AGACAACATGCTGTATGGCCGGCCTCCTGTCAGAATGTCTCCGGTGGCTCCGCCCTTTAAACCGTGCAGCAACACGCCGCTGTCCCACGTTAACGGACACAGCGGCGGCGTGGGAGGGGGCGGCGGTGTGGGAGGGAGCGGTCCTATTGAAGACCTGACCCGCCTCAGCAGGGACGGAGACAAGAGAGGCGGGACGTCGTCACGCGGGCCTTCTTCGTTGGTGACGGACAGAGACCGACCGAGGTCGTCCTCCTCCTCCGTGCACACCACGCCCCCTCCCTCCAGTCGCTCCGCCCCATCCCCTCTGGACCTATACCCCCGCTCCATGACCACCACGGCGCACAGCCTTCACAGCGAGCTCCCCCACTCGCATCGGGACGGTAACCCCACCTCCTCTCAGGCCAAGAAGGCGGAGCGTAACAGCACACCCAAAgcaccccccctcctcctccccccggTCAAAGTGAAGGAGGAGCGTAAGGAGGAGCCGGAGCACATTCCCATAACGCTGCCCCCCCCTGGGCACCCCCACAGCTTCGAGAGACCCAACAGCCACTCCCACCACCCCAGCTCAGGGAcgccctcctcttcctccctgtCCCTGACCCCCACCCCCAGCGTCTCCTTTCCCCCGCCCACTCCCAACCCCCCGTCACACTCCCACCTGTCCCTGCTGGAGCGCTCCAGGGCCATCGAGGCCTACCTGGGGGGTCCTGGGGGGGCCGGTCTGGTCCTGGGTCCGGGCGGCGAGCGTTTCCAACCACAGGGGCCCCACCAGGGTCCTCACAGCTTCACATGGGATCCCTGGAGGGAGCTAGCGgcacagcaacagcagcagcagcagcgccgCGAGGCAATGGCCCTCCGACAGGAACACCACCTGGCCCTGCGGGCCGACCCCCACCTCGCCCTGAGGGCCGACCCCCACCTCGCCCTCCGCGCTGACCCCCACCTCGCCCGCCTGCTGCAGCACCAGCGCCTTCTGGAGGCGGCGGCCGCCGcctccccccaccaccaccaccaccaccctccCACTTCTACCTCGTCTGCCTCGGGGGGCCGCCCGGACTTTGGGTTGATGCCCCCCCACTTCGAGCGGCCCCACCAGCTGGGTGGTCCCGGGGGCGGGCTGATGGACGAGGAGCAGCGCGCCCAAATCCTGAGGGAGGACTTCGAGCGTGTGCGTTACTTTGGGATGCACCCCCACCTGCCGAGCCCCTCCCACGCCGCGACCGCGGCCCACCTGGAGCAGCTCCACCCCGGGCTGCTGTCCCACCCCCTCCCCCCGGGTGCCCACGGCTCTCAGCACCACCCCGGCCTCTACGCCCGCCTCGGCCACCTCAACCCCCACCACGTGCCCAACGGCATCCTGGCCAAGACGGCGGCGGGACTGGTGGGGGCGCTGTCTGTCGGAGCTCCGCCCCCACTCATCCCGTCCGTCACCAGCCGCTCTTCCACGCCACCGCGGGGGTCCAGACTCGGCGGCCCGGCTGACCTGGGTCTGTACGGCGCCCACAAAGACGGCGAGTCCAGATAG